Proteins encoded within one genomic window of Anaerolineae bacterium:
- a CDS encoding 4Fe-4S binding protein: MKECVVLSGKGGTGKTSVLAALADLAARDHKLVLADADVDAANLELLVSPRLAERHDFVGGRVAEIDPDLCRGCELCLEVCRFGAILDGEGLRVDPVGCEGCASCFYSCPANAIEMRDRLSGQWFRSETDLGPLFHARLSPGQENSGKLVAQVKMAARLRAASEKADLLLVDGPPGIGCPAIAATSGAQLALLVAEPSVSGVHDLARILATTRHFGVPAVVCINKADINLTQTERIGEMCSREGVPLLGQIPFDPAMVETLVRLEPVTRAAGSPAAEAVRSLWEELRPRLV; this comes from the coding sequence GTGAAGGAGTGCGTCGTCCTCAGCGGCAAGGGAGGAACGGGGAAGACCAGCGTGCTGGCTGCCCTGGCGGACCTGGCCGCCCGCGACCATAAGCTCGTTCTGGCCGATGCCGACGTGGACGCCGCCAACCTCGAGTTGCTGGTATCTCCTCGCCTTGCCGAGCGCCACGACTTCGTGGGCGGAAGGGTAGCAGAGATAGACCCCGACCTCTGCCGTGGCTGCGAGCTATGTCTCGAGGTGTGCCGGTTTGGAGCCATCCTCGACGGCGAGGGCCTGCGCGTGGATCCAGTGGGGTGCGAGGGCTGCGCTTCCTGTTTCTACAGCTGCCCGGCCAACGCCATCGAGATGCGGGATCGCCTTTCCGGGCAGTGGTTCCGGTCTGAAACTGACCTCGGGCCCCTGTTCCACGCCCGGCTTTCTCCCGGCCAGGAGAACTCGGGCAAGCTGGTGGCTCAGGTGAAGATGGCTGCCCGTCTGAGGGCGGCCAGCGAGAAGGCCGATCTGCTCCTGGTAGACGGACCTCCGGGCATCGGATGCCCCGCCATCGCCGCCACCAGCGGCGCTCAGCTGGCGCTGCTCGTGGCCGAGCCCAGCGTCTCCGGCGTCCACGACCTGGCCCGCATCCTGGCCACCACCCGGCACTTTGGCGTGCCCGCTGTGGTCTGCATCAACAAGGCCGACATCAACCTCACCCAGACCGAGCGGATCGGCGAAATGTGCTCTCGCGAGGGCGTACCGCTCCTGGGCCAGATACCATTCGATCCCGCCATGGTAGAGACCTTGGTGCGGCTGGAGCCGGTGACCAGGGCGGCCGGTAGTCCAGCAGCCGAAGCGGTGCGGTCGCTGTGGGAGGAGCTCAGGCCGAGGCTGGTCTAG
- a CDS encoding 4Fe-4S binding protein, with translation MIEIEADKCTGCRVCVETCPVGAIRVAGGVARVDAELCRQCGDCVSACPRGAITEVVPPVVVNLPKEPQVTAQLAAPVVTRSAGWLARVAPVAAAVASFVGREVLPLVLDRMASRAPDVGGAADSGVTTYPGYQRNRRQPGRQRHRQRGRRGF, from the coding sequence ATGATTGAGATAGAGGCCGACAAGTGCACCGGCTGCAGGGTCTGTGTGGAGACGTGTCCAGTGGGAGCCATCCGGGTCGCCGGTGGGGTGGCGCGGGTGGACGCCGAGCTCTGCCGCCAATGCGGTGATTGCGTGTCAGCCTGCCCCCGGGGCGCCATCACAGAGGTTGTGCCTCCGGTGGTGGTGAACCTGCCTAAGGAGCCTCAGGTCACCGCCCAGCTCGCCGCTCCTGTAGTGACCAGGAGCGCCGGTTGGCTCGCCCGAGTGGCCCCGGTGGCGGCAGCCGTGGCCAGCTTCGTGGGTAGAGAGGTCTTGCCCCTGGTCCTGGACCGGATGGCGTCCCGAGCACCGGACGTTGGCGGCGCCGCCGATTCCGGCGTGACCACGTATCCCGGCTACCAGCGGAACCGGCGGCAGCCGGGGCGGCAGCGCCACCGGCAGCGCGGGAGGCGCGGCTTCTGA
- a CDS encoding dinitrogenase iron-molybdenum cofactor biosynthesis protein, which yields MRIAFSSGGPEGLEATIHPHFGRCPWFTLVDVANGRASSVQTVANPYYARHEPGQVPAFIHQQGAQVMITGGMGGRAVDLFQQLGVEPITGASGTVRQALDQYLSGSLQGAGACREHEGPMGLG from the coding sequence ATGCGGATCGCCTTCTCTAGCGGTGGCCCTGAAGGGTTGGAGGCCACCATCCACCCCCACTTCGGCCGCTGTCCCTGGTTTACCTTGGTGGACGTGGCCAATGGTCGCGCTAGCTCGGTTCAGACAGTGGCCAATCCGTACTACGCTCGGCATGAGCCTGGGCAAGTTCCCGCCTTCATCCACCAGCAGGGAGCTCAGGTCATGATCACGGGCGGCATGGGCGGCCGCGCGGTGGACCTCTTCCAGCAACTGGGCGTGGAGCCGATCACGGGGGCGTCGGGCACCGTGCGTCAGGCGCTGGACCAGTACCTGTCAGGGTCACTCCAGGGAGCGGGTGCCTGCCGAGAGCACGAAGGCCCCATGGGCCTGGGGTAA
- a CDS encoding DUF5320 domain-containing protein — translation MPRGDRTGPAGMGPMTGRAAGYCAGYPVPGFANPLGGRGLGFWGGRGGGWGWRNWYYATGLPGWARAGVYPGWGWGAVPPAPAPTREQEAQALRAQQEALKSVLGEIETRLRDLESESE, via the coding sequence ATGCCGAGAGGTGACAGGACAGGGCCCGCCGGGATGGGTCCGATGACAGGCAGAGCGGCAGGCTACTGCGCCGGCTACCCAGTGCCGGGCTTCGCCAACCCGCTAGGAGGCCGAGGGCTCGGCTTCTGGGGTGGGCGAGGCGGTGGATGGGGCTGGCGCAACTGGTACTACGCTACCGGGCTACCGGGCTGGGCTCGGGCCGGTGTGTACCCAGGTTGGGGATGGGGAGCGGTCCCGCCGGCCCCTGCTCCCACCCGAGAGCAGGAGGCGCAAGCTCTGCGGGCCCAGCAGGAGGCGCTAAAGTCCGTGCTGGGTGAAATCGAGACCCGCCTGCGGGACCTCGAGAGTGAGAGCGAATAA
- a CDS encoding PadR family transcriptional regulator, with translation MQPALLLLLRRGAGHGYDLINGLTEVGFDQYPVDASTVYRTLDAMEAEGMVVSGWESQGSLGPPRRVYRLTPRGEELLHAWAEQLRATDRILHRFLEEYERTYRQ, from the coding sequence GTGCAGCCCGCCTTGCTGCTCCTGCTCCGGCGCGGGGCCGGGCATGGCTATGACCTGATCAACGGCCTGACCGAGGTCGGTTTCGATCAGTACCCGGTTGATGCCAGCACCGTATACCGCACTCTGGACGCAATGGAAGCCGAGGGCATGGTGGTCTCAGGCTGGGAGAGCCAGGGTTCCCTTGGCCCCCCGCGCCGAGTCTACCGCCTGACTCCCAGAGGAGAGGAGCTGCTCCACGCCTGGGCGGAACAGCTCCGGGCAACGGACCGCATCCTCCATCGGTTTCTGGAGGAGTACGAGCGCACGTATCGCCAGTGA
- a CDS encoding DUF116 domain-containing protein has protein sequence MLVQNRPVAIEGATVPENLGGVSPDRRMLLLPHCLRPSDGCPGRMTKQGLDCSACQRQDCTIWQIIQEAKALGYTNICVAPGGRLAARRVIETAPEAVIAVACNKELREGVEALEAADWPDQPPSVVQVPLLRDGCVDTAVDMDVVHSVLST, from the coding sequence ATGCTGGTACAGAACCGACCCGTGGCAATCGAGGGCGCCACGGTCCCTGAGAATCTTGGCGGAGTATCCCCAGACAGGCGGATGCTACTGCTGCCCCACTGCCTGCGCCCTAGCGATGGCTGTCCTGGGCGCATGACCAAGCAAGGACTGGACTGCAGCGCCTGTCAGCGCCAGGATTGCACCATCTGGCAGATCATCCAAGAGGCGAAGGCTCTGGGGTACACGAACATCTGCGTTGCCCCTGGTGGGCGTCTGGCCGCCCGACGAGTGATCGAGACTGCACCTGAGGCTGTCATTGCCGTCGCCTGCAACAAGGAGCTCCGAGAAGGAGTGGAGGCCCTCGAAGCGGCAGACTGGCCCGATCAGCCTCCTAGCGTGGTGCAAGTGCCGCTCCTGAGAGATGGCTGCGTGGATACCGCTGTTGACATGGACGTCGTGCACTCAGTGCTGTCTACCTAG
- the larA gene encoding nickel-dependent lactate racemase, which produces MTERRVIRLPYGGAGMDVVVPAENLAAVLEPRPVSPASDPVRDIEEALDRPMGTPPVAELARGRRSAIVICDDLTRPTPAWLALPPVLERLERAGIPRGDILIMMALGTHRPMTQAEMERKVGREVMARYEVVNSEFWLEDKLRFLGEVDRLPLYVDRRVMEADLKLSIGTVLPHPAAGWGGGGKMICPGVAGERTVRSLHYLQGATPRNLFGDVSSPVRVAIEKWAATVGLDFTLNLVLTGKGEVYRVTGGHYVQSHREAVNLALEVMGAPFRERSEIVIVDSHPADLDLWQATKALTAGDLVAADGGTVVLVTPCPEGVGPHAELPEYIGAPEVEPLLERIRRGEVAEPIAASGSATLVRLAQRVRFGLVSGGVGRSEAEAMRFAFYSHAQEAVDRLLRQYGPQTRVTIILQGAETLPHPARHETLTGSLERGSTGYGESRYTGEAT; this is translated from the coding sequence ATGACTGAGAGGAGAGTGATCCGATTGCCCTACGGTGGGGCAGGCATGGATGTGGTGGTGCCGGCGGAGAACCTGGCGGCGGTGCTGGAGCCACGACCGGTCTCTCCGGCATCGGATCCGGTGCGTGACATCGAGGAGGCGCTCGATCGGCCGATGGGCACTCCGCCAGTGGCCGAGTTGGCGCGGGGGCGGCGGAGTGCCATAGTGATATGCGACGATCTGACGCGCCCCACGCCAGCGTGGCTGGCGCTGCCGCCCGTCCTAGAGAGGCTGGAGAGGGCGGGAATCCCCCGCGGGGACATCCTGATCATGATGGCGCTGGGCACCCACCGGCCCATGACCCAGGCGGAGATGGAGCGCAAGGTCGGCCGTGAAGTCATGGCCCGCTATGAGGTCGTCAACTCTGAGTTCTGGCTGGAGGACAAGCTGCGCTTCCTGGGCGAAGTGGATCGGTTGCCCCTCTACGTGGACCGGCGGGTCATGGAAGCGGACCTGAAGCTGAGCATCGGCACGGTGCTCCCTCACCCGGCCGCCGGCTGGGGCGGCGGGGGCAAGATGATCTGCCCCGGAGTCGCCGGCGAACGCACGGTGCGGTCGCTGCATTACCTCCAGGGTGCCACTCCGCGCAACCTGTTCGGCGACGTCAGCAGCCCGGTGAGGGTGGCTATCGAGAAGTGGGCGGCCACCGTGGGCCTGGATTTCACCCTGAACCTGGTACTCACCGGCAAGGGCGAGGTGTACAGGGTCACCGGTGGCCACTACGTGCAGTCACACCGAGAGGCGGTCAACCTAGCTCTGGAGGTCATGGGGGCGCCGTTTCGCGAGCGCAGCGAGATCGTTATAGTGGATAGCCACCCAGCCGACCTGGACCTGTGGCAGGCGACCAAGGCACTGACGGCGGGCGATCTGGTAGCGGCCGACGGGGGAACGGTGGTGCTAGTCACTCCGTGCCCAGAGGGTGTGGGCCCACACGCGGAGCTGCCGGAGTACATAGGTGCTCCCGAGGTCGAGCCGCTGTTGGAGCGGATACGCCGGGGCGAGGTGGCCGAGCCAATTGCTGCTTCGGGCTCGGCCACTCTGGTGCGCCTGGCCCAGAGAGTCCGCTTCGGGCTGGTGTCTGGGGGCGTGGGACGGAGTGAGGCCGAGGCCATGCGGTTCGCCTTCTACTCACACGCTCAAGAGGCGGTGGACCGCCTGTTGAGGCAGTACGGTCCCCAGACACGGGTGACGATCATCCTCCAGGGAGCGGAGACACTGCCCCACCCGGCTCGCCACGAGACGCTGACCGGCTCGCTCGAGCGTGGGAGCACCGGCTATGGGGAATCCAGATACACGGGAGAGGCTACATGA
- a CDS encoding Gfo/Idh/MocA family oxidoreductase: MKSSPDAGLTRFAVVGLENLHADGWLRSMRTFEDVAVVAACRNRPEATLPVLGQLYGDVPCFDDLDRLLETVEFEAALVLLNARSAPSAMLALAEAGKHMLAEKPAARCPAELVPVAQAVSRRGLTFYPGFVTRAKQVARDMRRVVREGLLGELLTVQACFFASLVEKRGPEHELFRRELTGGGILPWLGVHYLDLMRFVTGGRPEWVSAVAANVARQPVDVEDVAVLALGFEGGMLGSLHTGYVMTREPKHLLFALYGSRGWLRWAGGGDTLEVWSEADSWFHSPGRTIGYAAPDAPGYGGTDGQYFLRSFLRAMRGEEPPLLEIGDLMQTLEIIEGAYMAAREGSRIRIGATLGHD, from the coding sequence GTGAAGTCATCGCCAGATGCGGGGCTGACGCGATTCGCCGTGGTAGGCCTGGAGAACCTGCATGCAGACGGCTGGCTGCGGAGCATGCGCACCTTCGAGGACGTAGCCGTGGTGGCGGCCTGTCGAAACCGGCCCGAGGCTACGTTGCCGGTGCTGGGACAGCTGTACGGCGACGTCCCTTGTTTCGACGATCTGGATCGGCTATTGGAGACGGTGGAGTTCGAGGCCGCCCTGGTGCTGCTGAACGCCCGCTCCGCGCCGTCCGCTATGCTGGCCCTGGCCGAGGCGGGCAAGCACATGCTGGCCGAGAAGCCGGCTGCTCGATGCCCGGCGGAGTTGGTGCCGGTGGCGCAGGCCGTGAGCCGCAGGGGCCTGACTTTCTACCCCGGGTTCGTCACTCGGGCCAAGCAGGTGGCCAGAGACATGCGCCGTGTGGTGCGCGAGGGGTTGCTGGGGGAGCTCCTCACCGTACAAGCCTGCTTCTTCGCCTCACTGGTGGAGAAGCGGGGCCCGGAGCACGAGCTATTCCGGCGGGAGTTGACCGGTGGGGGCATTCTGCCGTGGCTGGGCGTCCATTACCTGGACCTGATGCGGTTCGTCACCGGCGGGAGACCGGAGTGGGTGAGCGCCGTGGCGGCCAACGTGGCCCGCCAGCCGGTTGACGTGGAGGACGTTGCTGTGCTTGCGCTGGGCTTCGAGGGCGGTATGCTGGGCAGCCTGCATACCGGCTACGTGATGACTCGAGAGCCCAAGCACCTCCTGTTCGCGCTGTACGGCAGTAGGGGATGGCTGCGCTGGGCCGGTGGCGGGGATACGCTGGAAGTGTGGAGCGAAGCGGACTCCTGGTTTCACTCTCCGGGCCGGACCATCGGCTATGCCGCCCCGGACGCACCGGGCTATGGGGGCACGGACGGCCAGTACTTCCTGCGCAGCTTCCTGCGGGCCATGCGGGGCGAGGAGCCGCCCCTGCTCGAGATCGGCGATCTGATGCAGACGCTGGAGATCATCGAGGGGGCCTACATGGCGGCCCGAGAGGGGAGCAGAATCAGGATTGGAGCGACGTTGGGGCATGACTGA
- a CDS encoding carbohydrate ABC transporter permease: MTAVSAPRSSYFASRRRKQRVRQILAWAGLIVGFAWFMYPLLWTVSGSFKTYADFNRIPPAILPSEIRWQNYPDAWVRVPFSRFYVNTIIITVINIVGTLLSCSLVGYGFARLQFRGRSQAFALMLSTMMLPWWVTLIPTYIIFRQLHWIDTWLPLTVPAFFGSASSIFLIRQFFLTLPRELDEAAELDGCGKFAILWRVLLPLMKPVLATIAIFTFIGNWNSYLQPLIYLHRSELFPISIGLQFLRQAVSATVGEPIQGLVMAATVFTSMPLIVIFFLGQNYFVRGIALTGRTGT, encoded by the coding sequence ATGACGGCGGTGTCCGCACCTAGAAGCAGCTACTTCGCCTCCAGGCGACGCAAGCAAAGGGTTCGCCAGATCTTGGCCTGGGCGGGGCTGATCGTAGGGTTCGCCTGGTTCATGTACCCGCTGCTCTGGACCGTCTCTGGTTCATTCAAGACCTACGCGGACTTCAACCGCATTCCCCCCGCGATCCTGCCCTCGGAGATTCGCTGGCAGAACTACCCCGATGCCTGGGTGAGGGTGCCCTTCTCCCGGTTTTACGTGAATACGATTATCATCACCGTCATCAACATCGTAGGCACCCTCCTGAGCTGTTCCCTGGTAGGCTACGGGTTCGCTCGACTCCAGTTCCGGGGACGAAGCCAGGCCTTCGCCCTCATGCTCAGCACCATGATGCTGCCCTGGTGGGTCACCCTCATCCCTACGTACATCATCTTCCGGCAGCTGCACTGGATCGATACCTGGCTTCCCCTCACGGTACCGGCCTTCTTTGGCTCCGCCAGCTCCATCTTCCTCATTCGTCAGTTCTTTCTGACGCTGCCTCGGGAGTTGGACGAGGCGGCAGAGCTGGACGGGTGCGGCAAGTTTGCCATCCTGTGGCGGGTGCTTCTGCCTCTCATGAAGCCAGTGCTGGCCACCATCGCCATCTTCACCTTCATCGGCAACTGGAACAGCTACTTACAGCCCCTCATCTACCTGCATCGGTCGGAGCTGTTCCCCATCTCCATCGGGCTTCAGTTCTTGCGCCAGGCAGTGTCCGCCACCGTCGGCGAGCCCATCCAGGGGCTGGTCATGGCGGCCACCGTGTTCACCTCCATGCCCCTGATCGTCATCTTCTTCCTGGGGCAGAACTACTTCGTCCGCGGCATCGCCCTCACTGGGCGCACCGGGACCTAG
- a CDS encoding sugar ABC transporter permease, protein MREATVPHRRAGWSSSRLRRDLTGWAFISPWVIGFLVFTAFPFLASMYLSLTEYNLASPPKFVGLENFSFMFLRDRVYWTSMRVTWTYAAITIPLGMVQSVAIALLLNQRIRGIAFFRTAFYVPGMISSVGWMLVWTYLLAKNGAINWALALIGVEGPSYLNSTTWALPALALMGLFSVGSAMLIMLAALQGVPEHLYEAVEIDGGGEVAKFRHVTLPQISPALFYNLVMSLIGVLQSWQAAYLMTDGGPRHATLFYGLHLYRNAFEYFKMGYASALGWVAFIIVLALTGVNFLASKYWVFYEGG, encoded by the coding sequence ATCAGGGAAGCGACGGTACCGCACCGAAGGGCGGGATGGTCGTCGAGCCGTCTCAGACGCGACCTGACCGGATGGGCTTTCATATCGCCCTGGGTGATCGGCTTCCTGGTCTTCACCGCCTTCCCATTTCTCGCTTCCATGTACCTCAGCCTCACCGAGTACAACCTGGCGTCCCCACCAAAGTTCGTCGGGCTGGAGAACTTCAGCTTCATGTTCCTGCGCGACCGGGTCTACTGGACCTCCATGCGGGTGACCTGGACCTACGCCGCCATCACCATACCTCTCGGCATGGTGCAGAGCGTGGCCATCGCTCTGCTTCTGAACCAGAGGATCCGGGGGATAGCGTTTTTCCGCACCGCTTTCTACGTGCCAGGCATGATCAGCAGCGTGGGCTGGATGCTGGTGTGGACCTATCTCCTGGCCAAGAACGGGGCCATCAACTGGGCGCTGGCCCTGATAGGCGTAGAAGGGCCGTCCTACCTGAACAGCACCACGTGGGCACTGCCGGCTCTGGCCCTCATGGGGCTCTTCAGCGTGGGGAGCGCCATGCTGATCATGCTGGCGGCGCTTCAGGGAGTACCCGAGCATCTCTACGAGGCGGTGGAGATAGACGGCGGAGGCGAGGTGGCCAAGTTCCGGCACGTGACTCTGCCCCAGATATCGCCGGCGCTGTTTTACAACCTGGTCATGAGCCTCATCGGGGTCCTGCAGAGCTGGCAGGCGGCCTACCTGATGACCGACGGTGGCCCAAGGCACGCCACCCTGTTCTATGGCCTCCACCTGTACCGCAATGCGTTCGAGTACTTCAAGATGGGCTACGCCAGCGCTCTGGGCTGGGTGGCGTTCATCATAGTGCTGGCACTCACTGGAGTGAACTTCCTCGCTTCCAAGTACTGGGTGTTCTACGAAGGAGGCTAG
- a CDS encoding extracellular solute-binding protein: MARQSLSRRSFLRVAAVASGGAALTACAAATPQVVEKVVEKEVTRVVEAAAPTAVPGAVPRIRYLTDWYGGDRGELTSQFLGEFAEKYADVATVAYEPAPEVGDRLRVEFAAGTAPDIFLWSFVETPEFRDWLLDLKPFFEVDPDINEPDIIKQHPIFYENGQILALPFQGLFYGEEINVDLFEQAGLPMPWEHDHAGDKWWNWDDWVEAAVAINNLGEDIYGCTLGNDVDGPNWFQWVYSNGGSYWNPDTMETTLASNEATLEAMLMLNRLMCDLKVAIPFEDYSAMRESLGISPEAAGIVGIPRRMEERAAAAAGLNVHRVGIARAPRTKSFMSNHNHQPNCISAKTPYPKEAWELGKYLASYEVQLAIGLNGTSQPCRHSVIESPEYFANQPAIAKEALIEQTQKGDFYPILKGWHEWRNEIRPIVEQILTCEGDPVAVLKEADEVGTEILRQYNT; the protein is encoded by the coding sequence ATGGCACGGCAGAGTCTGTCGAGACGGAGCTTCTTGCGTGTAGCCGCTGTCGCGAGTGGGGGGGCCGCTCTGACTGCCTGCGCCGCCGCCACGCCCCAAGTGGTGGAAAAGGTGGTGGAGAAGGAGGTAACGCGTGTGGTAGAGGCGGCCGCCCCGACCGCAGTACCCGGCGCCGTTCCTCGGATCCGCTATCTCACAGACTGGTACGGAGGCGACCGGGGCGAGCTTACCTCTCAGTTCCTGGGCGAGTTCGCCGAGAAGTACGCCGATGTGGCCACAGTGGCTTACGAGCCCGCGCCTGAGGTGGGAGACCGTCTGCGGGTGGAGTTTGCCGCCGGCACGGCGCCGGACATCTTCCTCTGGTCGTTTGTGGAGACGCCTGAGTTCAGAGACTGGCTTTTGGACCTCAAGCCCTTCTTCGAGGTAGATCCGGACATCAACGAGCCGGACATCATCAAGCAGCACCCCATCTTCTACGAGAACGGGCAAATCCTGGCCCTGCCCTTCCAGGGACTCTTCTACGGGGAGGAGATCAACGTAGACTTGTTTGAGCAGGCGGGTCTGCCCATGCCCTGGGAGCACGACCACGCCGGCGACAAGTGGTGGAACTGGGATGACTGGGTAGAGGCGGCCGTTGCCATCAATAACCTTGGCGAGGACATCTACGGTTGCACCCTGGGCAACGACGTGGACGGCCCCAACTGGTTCCAGTGGGTCTATTCGAATGGCGGGAGCTACTGGAATCCGGACACCATGGAGACTACTCTGGCCAGCAACGAGGCCACCCTGGAAGCCATGCTCATGCTCAACAGACTCATGTGCGACCTCAAGGTGGCCATTCCCTTTGAGGACTACTCCGCCATGAGGGAGTCCCTGGGCATCAGCCCCGAGGCCGCTGGCATTGTGGGCATCCCGCGTCGGATGGAAGAGCGGGCCGCGGCGGCGGCAGGACTCAATGTGCATCGAGTGGGCATCGCCCGGGCCCCGCGCACCAAGAGCTTCATGAGCAACCACAACCACCAGCCCAACTGCATCTCGGCCAAGACGCCGTATCCAAAGGAGGCCTGGGAGTTGGGCAAGTACCTGGCCAGCTACGAGGTCCAGCTGGCCATCGGCCTGAACGGCACCTCGCAGCCTTGCCGACACTCGGTCATCGAGAGCCCGGAGTACTTCGCCAACCAGCCGGCCATCGCCAAGGAAGCTCTCATCGAGCAGACGCAGAAGGGCGACTTCTACCCCATCTTGAAGGGCTGGCACGAGTGGCGTAACGAGATCCGGCCCATCGTGGAACAGATACTGACGTGTGAGGGAGACCCGGTCGCGGTCCTGAAGGAAGCCGACGAGGTGGGCACGGAGATTCTGCGCCAGTACAACACCTAG
- a CDS encoding exo-alpha-sialidase: protein MECYSVGETVTIFRDDHIYASHPAIEVLDSGEWLVAFNYVRRHPERLHPPEDPFFRNAICRSADWGRSWGMPEFVPSFDWYGVECPGLRQLRSGEVVLSQFRFAWYPLGLARRRREAGERIAIALERRQFTEKFTDADWERSCYPWARGFHGLYLHFSCDGGRTFQRTVRVDTSPYRDGYTRTGVVELSDGRLAYALEEHPYLEHNFIVFSHDGGLSWSRPTLICETKGLIDGEPDLLEVAPGRLLCVLRDSRNTGYLHFCRSDDGGRTWSAPDRSRLFGHPGHLLKLRDGRIVCTYGRRSPPFGIRACLSEDGGRTWRVEDELVVRDDLPNGDLGYPASIEYAPGKLFVCYYGQGQDGVTGVLGTYVNLG, encoded by the coding sequence GTGGAATGCTACTCCGTGGGCGAGACCGTCACGATATTCCGAGACGACCATATCTACGCCTCACACCCGGCCATCGAGGTCCTGGATAGTGGCGAATGGCTGGTGGCGTTCAACTACGTTCGCCGGCACCCGGAGCGCCTACATCCCCCGGAGGATCCCTTCTTTCGCAACGCCATCTGCCGCTCCGCCGACTGGGGGCGGTCGTGGGGGATGCCTGAGTTCGTGCCGAGCTTCGACTGGTACGGGGTGGAGTGCCCGGGCCTACGGCAGCTGAGGAGCGGAGAGGTGGTGTTGAGCCAGTTCCGCTTCGCTTGGTACCCCCTTGGGTTGGCGCGTCGTCGCAGAGAGGCGGGAGAGCGCATCGCCATCGCCTTGGAGCGGCGCCAGTTCACCGAGAAGTTCACGGACGCGGACTGGGAGCGCTCCTGCTACCCCTGGGCCCGGGGGTTCCACGGTCTCTACCTGCATTTCAGCTGCGATGGAGGCCGCACCTTCCAGCGTACGGTGCGGGTGGACACCAGTCCCTATCGGGACGGCTACACCCGCACCGGAGTGGTGGAGCTGTCCGACGGGCGTCTGGCCTACGCCCTGGAGGAGCATCCGTATCTGGAGCACAACTTCATCGTCTTCTCCCACGACGGCGGGCTCAGTTGGTCCCGGCCCACGCTCATCTGCGAGACCAAGGGCCTGATAGACGGGGAGCCCGATCTGCTCGAGGTGGCGCCCGGTCGGCTGCTTTGCGTCTTGCGCGATAGCCGCAACACCGGCTACCTGCACTTCTGTCGCTCCGACGATGGCGGCCGAACCTGGAGTGCGCCGGATAGATCGCGCCTGTTCGGGCACCCTGGGCATCTGCTAAAGCTCCGTGATGGGCGGATCGTCTGCACCTATGGGCGGCGCTCCCCTCCCTTCGGCATCCGAGCGTGCCTGAGCGAGGATGGTGGCCGCACGTGGCGGGTGGAGGACGAGCTTGTGGTCCGCGATGACTTGCCCAACGGCGATCTGGGGTACCCGGCTAGCATCGAGTACGCTCCTGGCAAGCTGTTCGTCTGCTACTACGGACAGGGGCAGGATGGGGTCACCGGTGTTCTTGGCACATACGTGAACCTCGGGTGA